The sequence GGGGAATGGAGTAGGGACTTATACTGAGGCTGTAGAACTAAAAAATAATACATTATATGTGAAATTAACATCATCTGTATTACGAGAAGAATTGTCTCATGGGAAAGAAAAAATTATAGCCATGATAAATGACGAAATGGGTAAAGATTTAATACGATATCTAGTGCTAAGATAATAACATAAAAAAAGCGGAAATGATTGAAATCAATTTCCGCTTTTTTACAACCAAATACTAAACTTTTTAATTCGTTTTAATAAATTGTTCAGATAATGTGCCACCATCTTCTGTTTTAATTGTTAAAATATATAAACCTTCTGCTAAATCTGAAATTTTTATAGAAGAATAGAAATCGCTAATTGTTTTCACCTGTTTTCCAGTAGTATCATAAATGTTCATTTCTTTCACATTTAGAGTTTCAATATTAATAATAGACAAGAAATTACTACTTGGATTAGGGTAGATTTTAACTTGATTCGCATTGAAGCTTGTGCTACTTAAAGGGGAAGATCCTTCTATGACATGTGTGGTTTGATTAGGACTAGGATTGTTAATAACATCAACAATTCCAGAAGGCCATTTAATTACAATCTGGTTTACGGCTGTTGCTGTTCCTATTCCGAAATGAGCATTAAGTGAACTCATATATCTAAAACCTTCTCCACTTCTAATATCTCTAATTTGTTTTCCCCAAGAACCATGAATTTCTACTCTAGCTCCAATTCCGTTAATGTTACTTTGTACACCTTCTAAAGTTACTTTTACCCAATTATTACCATTTGGAACAGCATAACTTATAACATTCCCGTTTAAAATATCTAAAAAACCATCATTATTTAGATCACCAATGGCACCAACACTAATTCCGTTTGAATATTTTACTTCTGAAAAAACACTATTTCCTTGATTAAACATTATTTTGTTTCCCCCTCCTAAAACATCAACATAGCCATCGTTGTCAAAGTCATAAGCTACATTGTCTATATTTGTTGTAGGATTGGTGTCCCATCCAGAGCCTGCTGTAATGTTTGTATAAGCTTCTTCTACATTATTTGTAGTATCTAAATTGTTTTGAAAGTACTTATGTGTTCCAGAACTAGCAGTAATGATAATATCCATATCGCCATCATTGTCAAAATCGGCAATAGCTGAAGACCAAGTTTGAATAGGTGTAATATCAATTTGAGCCAAAGCAGAAATATTTGTATAAACGCCATCACCATCGTTTCTGTGCAATTCGCAAGGAGGTCCAGAACATTTAGAAATAAATACATCAGTATCACCATCATTATCGAAATCCGTAAATAATGTAGAATAATTTCCACCAGTGCTACCTAAATTCATAGCACCAGGAGTAACACTACTTTGGTAATAGGTTAAATTTCCATTTCCATCATTAAGATAGTAGACATTCGGTGCTATATCATGACAAGAAAAAACATCCAAATGACCATCATTATTTAAATCAGCAAAATTGGTTCTTTGACAAAATATATACTCACTAGGAGTAAAATTAGAGTAAGCTGTACCTGTGCTGTTTGATGTCCAGACACTTAAGCCTTGTCCGTTACCTAGAATAATATCATTATATCCATCTCTGTTATAATCACCAGCTGCTAAACTCCATGAAGGCATTTTACTTGTTCCTGTAATAGGAAAATCGGTAATTGAAAATGCCCCTGCAGTTGTTCCTTGATAATGGACTTTCAAACTATTTGCGTTAACACCTGCTATGTCATCTTTGTAGTCACCATTCATATCTACAATACACAGTTTATACTGACTAGTTATTGTACTTACAGTCTCTTTAATATAAGAAATTGGAGGAGGAATAATGGTAGTTTCTGTTAATTCAAAATTGAAGCCATCAGTGCTCCATCTGTTATCCCAAGCAATGTAGTAAGTAACGCCACCAGTTACTACAAAAGTCTTAGTAGATAAATAAGAATTTGTGTTTCCAGAATTACATTGAATTGTTCCAGAATTGTCATCGCCAACAAAACAGTTTAGCGCAGTACATGTTCCTGTGTAGACGTTGAAATTTGTGTTTTTACAAATGTTTTCAATCAAATCGGACGAAATGGTTACTTCATAATCCTGAGAAGGCGTATAAGAATACCATTCAGCCTTTGAGCTTGTAGAACAAGAAGTGCTTAAATTGGTAGTATTGATAGCATTAACTGTTGTGATTCCTGCCGTTATAGGTGTTGCAGTAAGACAAGGGTTTGGTGGAATAGGAGCTTCGCTTAGTTCAAAGTCGAACCCATTAGTATTCCATTGATTATTCCACATAATATAGTAAACTGTTCCAGCTACTACGTTAAAAGTTTTTGTAGATAAATAAGAATTTGTATTTCCAGTATTACATTGAATAACTCCAGAATCATCGTCTCCAGTAAAACAAGTTAAGCTGCCACAAGTTCCAGTATAAACTTCAAAATTAGTGTCTTTACAAATGTTTTGAGATAAATCGGAAGTAACAGTAACGCTATAATCATTAGTGGGGGTGTAGATATACCATTCTGCCAAGGCAGAAGTAGAACAACCTGTTGTTATATTTGCTCCGTCTATAACATCTACAGTGACAACACCTGCTGTAAGTGGTAAAGCTGTATCACATGAATCTTGGGAGTAATTCATTTGATAGCTTAATAGTGCAATGAGGAAGCATAATTTTAAAATTATGTCTTTTCTATTTTTACTATATTGGGTAGTTTTAGATTTCATATTGTTTGTTTTTTTGTTTTAGTTGCAATCATGTAAAGAATTTATCCAATCTTTCATAAGCAAAACGCCTTCAGTATGTATAATTGTTCTACCATGTAAAGGCATTCTATACGCTTCATTGGTTGTGTTTATTCTATAAAATAGCATTGATTGACTCA is a genomic window of Flavobacterium jumunjinense containing:
- a CDS encoding DUF721 domain-containing protein encodes the protein MAKRTNEELSIKDVLQNFISQNKLESGIDKVDVKGAWLKMMGNGVGTYTEAVELKNNTLYVKLTSSVLREELSHGKEKIIAMINDEMGKDLIRYLVLR
- a CDS encoding FG-GAP-like repeat-containing protein encodes the protein MKSKTTQYSKNRKDIILKLCFLIALLSYQMNYSQDSCDTALPLTAGVVTVDVIDGANITTGCSTSALAEWYIYTPTNDYSVTVTSDLSQNICKDTNFEVYTGTCGSLTCFTGDDDSGVIQCNTGNTNSYLSTKTFNVVAGTVYYIMWNNQWNTNGFDFELSEAPIPPNPCLTATPITAGITTVNAINTTNLSTSCSTSSKAEWYSYTPSQDYEVTISSDLIENICKNTNFNVYTGTCTALNCFVGDDNSGTIQCNSGNTNSYLSTKTFVVTGGVTYYIAWDNRWSTDGFNFELTETTIIPPPISYIKETVSTITSQYKLCIVDMNGDYKDDIAGVNANSLKVHYQGTTAGAFSITDFPITGTSKMPSWSLAAGDYNRDGYNDIILGNGQGLSVWTSNSTGTAYSNFTPSEYIFCQRTNFADLNNDGHLDVFSCHDIAPNVYYLNDGNGNLTYYQSSVTPGAMNLGSTGGNYSTLFTDFDNDGDTDVFISKCSGPPCELHRNDGDGVYTNISALAQIDITPIQTWSSAIADFDNDGDMDIIITASSGTHKYFQNNLDTTNNVEEAYTNITAGSGWDTNPTTNIDNVAYDFDNDGYVDVLGGGNKIMFNQGNSVFSEVKYSNGISVGAIGDLNNDGFLDILNGNVISYAVPNGNNWVKVTLEGVQSNINGIGARVEIHGSWGKQIRDIRSGEGFRYMSSLNAHFGIGTATAVNQIVIKWPSGIVDVINNPSPNQTTHVIEGSSPLSSTSFNANQVKIYPNPSSNFLSIINIETLNVKEMNIYDTTGKQVKTISDFYSSIKISDLAEGLYILTIKTEDGGTLSEQFIKTN